Proteins found in one Lycium ferocissimum isolate CSIRO_LF1 chromosome 6, AGI_CSIRO_Lferr_CH_V1, whole genome shotgun sequence genomic segment:
- the LOC132059709 gene encoding uncharacterized protein LOC132059709, producing MMRSQQQDQQSNKVFYELSALILNILRSPPGPIELYDDVAVSPSSSSGRRTTAMQQITPAGFASLLLGISFALMLCGSVTFFIGFLMMPWVLGLVMVFYVAGIVYSLSMIGRAIFCHISSTSSSPRKDFQPWKLF from the exons ATGATGAGAAGTCAACAACAGGATCAACAATCTAATAAGGTTTTCTACGAACTTTCTGCATTGATATTAAATATTCTACGGTCACCACCAGGGCCGATTGAGTTATATGATGACGTGGCGGTGTCTCCGTCGTCGTCTTCAGGGAGGAGGACGACGGCGATGCAGCAGATTACTCCGGCGGGATTTGCGTCTTTGCTTTTAGGGATTTCATTTGCTTTAATGCTTTGTGGATCGGTGACTTTTTTTATTGGGTTCTTGATGATGCCATGGGtgcttggtttggttatggtgtTTTATGTGGCTGGGATTGTGTATAGTTTGTCCATGATTGGACGAGCTATTTTCTGTCATATTTCTTCGACTTCTTCATCACCAAGAAAAGATTTTCAGC CCTGGAAACTTTTCTGA